From one Planktothrix agardhii NIES-204 genomic stretch:
- a CDS encoding NHL repeat containing protein — MSKLRYFPLLFLGLLICCQQNSDRTPTNSSISVATATQNNITIKPLSPQPIRINLEDLPPPFHSESASKPPQVIPIPNNPVLNVPPGFKVNIFAENLDNPRWLALTPDGDVLVTETKQNRIRLLKDTNKDGVADQITTFADSKNGLNIPFGMAFSPGYFFLGNTDEVRRYSYNNQQQLTGTGEKIAELPGGGYNQHWTRNVIVSPNNQKLYVSIGSKTNVSEENPPRASVQVMNLDGSNQQTFAYGLRNPVGLDFHPETKELYTTVNERDGLGDDLVPDYFTRIRSGEFYGWPYSYFTPNNLDPRHVQNGQSVRRDLVKKTLKPDVLFQAHSAALGLQFYDGNTFPEPYKKGAFVAFRGSWNRNSGTGYKLVFIPFNQGRPQGYYEEFLTGFLVNPAIPETWGRPVGLLVLPDGSLIFTEESNGWIYRVQYSP, encoded by the coding sequence ATGTCCAAATTACGTTATTTTCCCTTATTATTTTTAGGATTATTAATCTGTTGTCAACAAAATAGCGACCGCACCCCAACAAATTCCTCCATTTCCGTTGCGACCGCAACCCAAAATAATATTACCATAAAACCATTATCCCCCCAACCAATTCGGATTAATTTAGAAGACTTACCGCCACCTTTCCATAGTGAGAGTGCATCTAAACCTCCCCAAGTTATTCCCATTCCTAATAACCCCGTTTTAAATGTTCCCCCCGGATTTAAAGTTAATATCTTTGCCGAAAATTTAGATAATCCTCGCTGGTTAGCCTTAACTCCCGATGGTGATGTATTAGTAACAGAAACCAAACAAAACCGGATTCGGTTATTAAAAGATACCAACAAAGATGGGGTAGCTGATCAAATTACAACCTTTGCAGACAGCAAAAATGGCTTAAATATTCCCTTTGGAATGGCATTTTCACCCGGTTATTTTTTCTTGGGAAATACAGACGAAGTTAGACGTTATTCCTATAATAATCAACAGCAACTCACGGGAACAGGCGAAAAAATAGCGGAGTTACCTGGAGGCGGATATAACCAACATTGGACACGCAATGTTATTGTTTCTCCTAACAATCAAAAACTCTATGTTTCCATTGGTTCAAAAACAAATGTCAGTGAAGAAAACCCTCCTCGTGCATCGGTTCAAGTGATGAATTTAGACGGGTCTAATCAACAAACCTTTGCTTATGGATTAAGAAATCCTGTGGGGTTAGACTTTCATCCAGAAACCAAAGAACTTTATACAACTGTTAATGAACGGGATGGGTTAGGAGATGATTTAGTTCCTGATTATTTTACCCGTATTCGTTCAGGAGAATTCTATGGCTGGCCCTATAGTTATTTTACACCTAATAATTTAGATCCGCGTCATGTTCAAAATGGTCAAAGTGTCCGCCGGGATTTAGTTAAAAAAACCTTAAAACCCGATGTTTTATTTCAAGCCCATTCGGCGGCTTTAGGATTACAATTTTATGATGGTAATACCTTCCCAGAACCCTATAAAAAAGGCGCATTTGTAGCGTTTAGAGGTAGTTGGAATCGCAATTCTGGTACGGGATATAAATTAGTTTTTATTCCTTTTAATCAAGGTCGTCCCCAGGGATATTACGAGGAATTTTTAACTGGATTTTTAGTTAATCCTGCTATTCCTGAAACTTGGGGTCGTCCGGTGGGTTTATTAGTATTACCCGATGGCAGTTTAATTTTTACTGAAGAAAGTAACGGCTGGATTTATCGGGTTCAATATTCTCCATAG
- the ispG gene encoding 4-hydroxy-3-methylbut-2-en-1-yl diphosphate synthase: MQTLPISTQTPASQTSVDTMIHRRQTRPVQVGTVTIGGGHPVVVQSMINEDTMDIEGATAAVRRLHEIGCEIVRVTVPSVGHATAVGKIKQKLAQTYQPVPLVADVHHNGMKIALEVAKYVDKVRINPGLYVFEKPKSDRTEYTPTEFNEIGDKIRQTLEPLVVSLRDQGKAMRIGVNHGSLAERMLFTYGDTPEGMVESALEFIKICESLDFQNIVISLKASRVPVMVAANRLMVKRMDELGMDYPLHLGVTEAGDGEYGRIKSTAGIGTLLAAGIGDTIRVSLTEAPEKEIPVCYSILQALGLRKTMVEYVACPSCGRTLFNLEEVLHQVREATKHLTGLDIAVMGCIVNGPGEMADADYGYVGKQPGFISLYRGREEIKKVPETQGVEELISLIKADGRWVDP, translated from the coding sequence ATGCAAACTTTACCTATTTCCACCCAAACCCCGGCTAGTCAAACATCGGTGGATACGATGATTCACCGCCGTCAAACCCGTCCTGTCCAGGTAGGGACGGTTACTATTGGGGGCGGTCATCCCGTGGTTGTCCAATCAATGATTAATGAGGATACGATGGACATTGAGGGGGCGACGGCGGCGGTGCGTCGTCTGCATGAAATTGGCTGTGAAATTGTGCGGGTGACGGTTCCCAGTGTGGGTCATGCCACCGCCGTAGGGAAAATTAAACAGAAATTAGCCCAAACCTATCAACCTGTGCCCCTGGTGGCGGACGTTCATCATAATGGCATGAAAATTGCTTTGGAAGTGGCAAAATATGTGGACAAAGTAAGAATTAATCCGGGGTTATATGTATTTGAAAAACCGAAAAGCGATCGCACGGAATATACCCCAACTGAATTCAATGAAATTGGTGATAAAATTAGACAAACTTTAGAACCTTTAGTTGTTTCTTTGCGCGATCAAGGTAAGGCGATGCGGATTGGGGTAAATCATGGTTCCTTAGCCGAAAGAATGTTATTTACCTATGGTGATACCCCTGAAGGCATGGTGGAATCGGCGTTAGAATTTATTAAAATTTGTGAATCTTTGGATTTTCAAAATATTGTTATTTCCCTGAAAGCTTCCCGGGTTCCGGTGATGGTGGCGGCTAACCGTTTAATGGTGAAACGGATGGATGAATTAGGCATGGATTATCCCTTACATTTAGGGGTGACAGAAGCCGGAGATGGAGAATATGGCCGAATTAAATCAACGGCGGGAATTGGCACTTTATTAGCAGCAGGAATTGGTGATACAATTCGGGTTTCTTTAACTGAAGCTCCTGAAAAAGAAATCCCGGTTTGTTATAGTATTCTGCAAGCTTTAGGACTGCGGAAAACCATGGTTGAATATGTGGCTTGTCCTTCCTGCGGTCGAACTTTATTTAATTTAGAAGAAGTCTTACATCAAGTTCGTGAAGCCACAAAACATTTAACGGGTTTAGATATTGCGGTGATGGGATGTATTGTGAATGGGCCGGGCGAAATGGCCGACGCCGACTATGGTTATGTCGGTAAACAACCGGGTTTTATTTCCCTATATCGGGGT